Part of the Pedobacter roseus genome is shown below.
TCAGCTAAATCATCGGCGTACAAGAATTCCCTTTTAGGTGCCCCAGTTCCCCATATCGTTACAACAGGAATGCTTTTTTGTTTTGCTTCGTGAAACCTTCTAATTAAGGCAGGCAGAACATGTGAATTTTCAGGATGATAATTATCATTTATACCGTAGAGATTGGTCGGCATCACCGAAATATAATTACATCCATATTGATCACGGTAGGCATCGCACATTTTAATTCCGGCAATTTTAGCAATTGCATAGGGCTCATTTGTCTGCTCTAACTCACCTGTTAACAAATATTCTTCCTTTAATGGTTGCGATGCCAATTTAGGATAAATACAAGATGAACCTAAAAACATTAACTTTTTAACTTCATTTCTTCTAGATGCTTCTATGATATTACTTTGAATCATCAGATTATCGTACAAAAATTCACCTCTATATGTGTTATTGGCAATGATTCCTCCAACTTTCGCAGCGGCTAAAAAGACATATTCAGGTTGATTAGATTCAAACCAGTTCAACACTGATTGCTGATTCCTTAAATCTAATGTCTTGGAATTAGCAACCAATATATTCTCAAAGCCCTCGGCCTCTAGCTTACGTTTAATCGCAGAACCAACCATTCCGTTATGCCCGGCGATATATATTGCAGCTGATTTATCTTGAAGATATAAATCCAACATTACTCGTATTGGTTTTTTATAGTGTAACCATGTGACTTCAATAATGATTCTTTTTTGAAGTGATCTACATCAGTTGCGACCATTTCTTTTACTAAAGCAGCTAGATCATATTTAGGCTGCCATCCTAATTTAGTCTTTGATTTGGTGGGATCGCCAATCAATAAATCAACTTCCGTCGGGCGGAAATAAGTTGGATCTACGCCAACTACTTCAGTTCCAATAGCTACTTGAAATTCAGGGTTTGAGCATGCAGATACAATACCTTTTTCTTCGACACCTTCTCCAGTAAAATCAATCGTAATTCCAACTTCAGCAAAAGCCAAACGCACAAATTCACGTACTCTGGTTGTAACTCCTGTAGCAATTACGAAATCTTCTGCAACATCTTGCTGTAAAATCCTCCACATAGCTTCAACATAATCCTTGGCGTGTCCCCAGTCACGTTCGGCATCAAGATTTCCTAAAAACAATTTCTTCTGTAGACCTTGAGCTATTTTAGCCACCGCACGGGTGATCTTACGGGTTACAAAAGTCTCGCCTCTTAATGGGCTTTCATGATTAAATAATATTCCATTACAAGCAAACATACCATAAGCTTCACGATAGTTCTTTGTAATCCAAAACCCATAAATCTTTGCCACACCATATGGTGAACGTGGATAAAAAGGTGAATTTTCATCATAAAACCCTTTGTCATTTTTATTTTCTGGCATGCCCCCATACAATTCGGATGTAGATGCCTGATAAACTCTGGTCTTTTTTTCCAAGCCTAAGATTCTCACTGCTTCCAATATCCGTAAAGTTCCGATTCCGTCTACATTAGCTACATATTCGGGTGAATCAAAAGATACTTTTACATGACTCATTGCACCTAAATTATAAATTTCATCTGGCTGTATTTCCTGAACAAGTCTGATTAAATTCGTTGAGTCGGTTAAATCTCCATAATGTAGTTTAAATGTAACATTATCATCGTGTGGATCTTGATATAAATGATCAATGCGATCAGTATTAAATAAAGAACTTCTTCGTTTAATACCATGAACCATGTACCCTTTTTCCAAAAGTAACTCTGCAAGATAAGTTCCATCTTGACCTGTAATACCTGTAATTAATGCAACCTTCATTTATTTTATTTAGCGAATTTTAAATTTATTTAATAATTTACCGAAAAAGTTAGAATCGTCTTCTTGCTGACCATAGCTTCCATAACCATATCCATAGCCATAATCTTTATTGATGATGTCATTAACCACTATTCCTAAATTTTTCATTTTATTGCTTCTATATAGCTCCTCAACTATTTTCAGTTGATCCTTCTGTGTAACTTTTTGTCTAACCAAATACAATATTACATCAGCATAAGTAGACAATAATTGCGCATCAGTAATAATACCAACAGGAGGCGCATCCATTATAATGTAGTCAAACTGCTTTTTTAAATCTTCGATTAACTGCGGAACTCTTTCATTCATTAATGTTTCTGCAGGATTAGGAGGTAAAGGTCCAGACGATATGATAAACATGTTTTTATTAATGCTTAAAGGCTGTATGATATTATGAACTTTTACATCTGAATTAATTGTATAATTACTAAAGCCTATAGTATTAGCCACCTCTAGCTTCGCTGATAACCCTGGCTTCCTTAAATCTAGTTCCATCAGCAAAACTTTCTTGCCTGTTAAGGCTAAAATATTACCGAGGTTAATTGCTGTAAATGACTTCCCTTCTCCACTCATGCTTGAAGTTAAAAGAATAATTTTTTCTTCTTTTGTCTTTAAGTAAAAAGAAAGGTTTGTTCGTAATGCCCTAAACTGTTCTGATATTGCAGACCTTCCATGATTGGCTACAATTAAATTATCTGAACTTTCGTTATGACTAATTTCCCCAATGACAGGTACTTGCGTCAATCCAATAATTTGATCTTTGGTCTTTATAGAAGTATTTAACAGATCTTGGCCAAAAATTGCAATCATAGGCAGCAACACGCCTATAATTAGTCCTATTAGGTAGATGGTACTTTTCTTTGGACTTATTGGTTTTACATTTGCCTTAGGCGGATCGATAGTCTTTGCAACAGATATATTTGAAGTTTTTGATATAGCTGTTTCCTCAGCCTTTTGCATTAAAAATATATAGAGTTCCTGCTTGATTTGTTGATTACGAGCTAATTTTAAGTAATTTTTTTCAATTTGTGGAACACCAGAAATTTGACCTTCAGCAGTATTCAATTGACTTTTGAGTTTATCTCTAGTAAGAATGTATGAATTTTTTGTACTCTGTATGTTAGTCAGAATATCACTTCTAAGTCCTTGGATTTGCTTATCAATATTTTGTATAAAAGGGCTTTCTTCAGTAACACTTAATAACTGCCTTTCCCTTTCTACTAATAAACTATTGTATTGGCTCATTAAATTTGAGAAGACGAGATCTTGGGGCAGCATTGAAGATGGAAAAACCCGTTTATTTTTCTCATAATCTTTTAAGTACTTCTCTAAATCGTTAAGTACTGTTACTTGTGTCTCGGCTTTAGCCAGCTCTGTAGAAAATTCACCTGTATTCTTGACTAAAAGTCTGCCTTGCTCACTCATATCAGCCAGCTGATTTTGCTGTTTAAAGCTTTCAACTTTATTCTCAACATCACCAAGTTCCGAAGCGATTTTATTTAGACGCTCTTTTATAAATTTATACGTGCTATCAGCAATTGCATTTTTATCACTTAAATTGGCTTCCGTATATTTATTTATCAATGTATTTAAGATGTCTTCACCTTTATTGGGTAAAGAATATGATAAGCCTAAATCAATAATACTTACTTGTTTATTAGTTACATTAACGGCTAATTGCGACATCAGTTCAGCAACACGTGAGTCAATTGATTTTACAACAACATAATATTCTGCATTATCAAATTTACCAATTTGATTTGGTTCAACTTGGATAACACCAACTCCATTTATGCTGAAGCTCTCGCCTAAACTAATTTCCTTTTCAAAATTTGGTGTACTAATTTTGATTCTATTGTTTGAAATTTTCTGAACTTCAAATAAAGTAGTTTTGATTGTATCAACACCTTTTAAAATATTGAATTTAAACGGAGCATTATATAATTCACGACTAACCAGATTGCTTTTCTTTGTATATATGATATTAAGCTGCATTTGTCTAACAACCTGCTCCATTAAAAAGCGGGTTTTCAATATTTCAACTTCATTGTCAACAGAATTTTTGCTTCCCATTAATCCCCCTAAATCCATCAATGCTCCAGCTTGTTTAGCGATATTACCACCCTTCTCATCATCATTAACCAAAAGCTTAGCATTTATCTGAAATGTTGGCGGCGTGTATAGTATATAGGTAAAGGCAATAGCCAAACAGATGAATATACTCATTAAAAACCACGGCCATTTTTCAATTAGCTTGCCAAATAGTTCTTTTAGGTTTATACTCTCAACTTCCTCTTGATTTTTCACTGTATTTTTATCAGGTATATTATTCATTAAATGGTTAGATTATCTGAAGCTTGAAATTGCTAAAACAATTACAGAAACAACCGAAGCTATTACACCTATAGTTTGGATTTGAGCAGAATTAGAGGCTGACACTTTACGTTTATTGGGTTCCACGTAAATTACGTCATTCTGTCTCAGATAATAAAAAGGACTATTAAAGATTTCACTAGAATTAAGATTTAATCGTGCAAATTCTTTCTTACCATTATTATCCCTAACAATCAGTACATTTTCACGCTTGCCGTAGATAGTTAAATCGCCGGCTAAACTCAAAGCATCTAAAATACTTACCTTTTCATTTGGCAAAGTATACGCTGAAGGCGAACTTACCTCTCCAAGAACACTTACTTTGAAATTTGAAAAACGAAGTTGAACATTAGGCTCTTTGTAGAACAGACTAGCCTTATCTCTGATGAGTTCCCTAGCCTGATAAGTTGTAAGGCCAGCAACTTTAACTTTTCCAATTAAAGAAAGTTCAATTTCTCCGTTCTTATCAACTAAGAAACCTGTGTTCTGCGTACTCAAGCTATTATTAGTATTGCCTCCTAAGGAAGGTGTCGAAGCCGCTTGATTTATAATTGCTCCGCTTTGAGGATTTAAGGTAAATACATTAATACTTAATATATCATCAGATTGAATTATAGGTTCAGTAAACTTAATTGCATTATCAAGCTGCGCTTGATTTACAGTTTGAATATCTTGGAAATAAGCAATTTTTTTATTACTAATACAAGACGATGTAAAAATTATAACAAGGAATAAACTTGCCATTTTTATTAGAGAACTATTTCTATTCATAAGTATATGTCCGCCTAAAATGAAATTGACCATTTTAAACAGCTTGCAAACTTAATCATTTAATTGTAATATCTAAAAACCTTATTCTTCAGAAATTAAAACTAAGAAAAATTAAGTTTAAGTAATTTAGTATTTATATATAAATCCAAGAGTTCGATTAAGCATAAACTGAGCCGAAAATTTCCTGATTTTTAAAAGGATAGTTTCCCAAAAGATCATACAACTTACCAGATTGTACAGCATCGGTTAATGTACTTAAATGTTTATCGTGATGCAGATCAGTCCCGGCAAGATCGTACATTTTTTCTTTTAGCAAAACCTCTGCCAGTTGCTTAACATCTTTACCATAATACCCTATGATAGAAAGCAGATTTAATTGTAGTAAACAGCCCTTTTCTTTAAATCGCTTTAATTTATTTTTATCTTTAAAGTAAAAGATATATCGTTCGGGATGAGCTAATATAGGTTTATATCCTTTGATTTCAACATCAAAAATGGTTTTACTAATCCCTGGACTTTCATTCAAATAAGACATTTCTATAAGCAGGTGTTTTGAATCCAGAGAACATAACTGTTCATTTAAATTAAAGTCCTGGTCAATCATATATTCTGCTCCAGCATTCAATTTCAAAGATACATTGGCAATATCTAAAGCACTTTGTAATAACGCTTTTGCAGAAGAAATGGTTTCAAATGTATTAGGATAAAGTTCTTTGTAAATATGTGGAGTACAAATTAATTGTTCGAAACCCAGCTCCTGAAGTGATTTTACAAAGCGTAATGAAGTTGCCACATCAGGCGATCCGTCATCAATGCCTGGTAAAATATGAGAGTGCATATCAATACCTAACCAAGAGATATCAGTGACCTTATTTTTTTTACTAAAAAAACTTAACATATAATTGATGAAGAGTTGGGATTTAAAATTATTAGCACTAATTGTTCAATTTTTAATTAAATTAATAATTCACTCCATATTAAACAACAAAAGCCCTAATTTATTATGCAATATGCAATGATAGATTAGAAATAAAAACAAAGATAGCGATAATGGATTTAAAAGTAGATCAAAACAGACAAAAAGTCGAGATTTTGTCTAATTTTAATTCACTGCCAAACTTATTAAATTATCAAAATCATTATAACATGATTTTTTCTATAATTAAACTTATGTCAAACGAAAGAAAATTAGGCTCCAATTTAATTACTAATCTATTGATTAGTATTTCAAAAAGAGCTCTTAGATTTATAGTCTGGCATCCGCTAAATTCCTGTTTATAAAAGATTTTGTATCAAATATTATTGCACCCTTTTCTTTAAAATTCACATAATCAACATCCAAAAACTGCCTGTGAGCAACCGCTAAGATTATCAGATCATAATGTTTAAATTGAGTATCCTGGATCATATCAATATTATATTCTGCTTTTACTTCAGCTGAGTTTGCCCATGGATCGTATACATCTACTTCCATACTAAAAGATTTTAACTCCTTGTAAATATCTATTACCCTGGTATTACGTGTATCTGGGCAGTTCTCTTTAAAAGCAAACCCCAAAATTAGCGCTTTAGCACCATTGATCATTTTATCTTTGGCCACCAACATCTTGATCACCTTATTGGCTACAAACATGCCCATGTTATCATTTACCCTACGCCCGGAGAGAATTACTTCTGGTTTGTAACCCAAAGCTTCTGCTTTATGTACCAAATAATAGGGATCCACACCAATGCAATGCCCGCCGACTAAGCCTGGTTTGTAGTTTAGAAAATTCCATTTGGTTGCAGCAGCAGCAAGCACATCAGCTGTGTCAATATTCATACGATCGAAGATTAAAGCCAATTCATTCACAAAAGAAATGTTAACATCCCTTTGGGCGTTTTCGATAGCTTTTGAAGCTTCTGCCACTTTAATACTGGGCGCTAAATGTGTTCCTGCAGTAATGATCGAAGCATAAAGCTGATCAATTTCTTTAGAAATAGTAGGGGTAGAGCCTGAGGTTACTTTTTTAATTTTTGTAAGTGTATTTATTTTATCTCCCGGGTTAATCCGTTCTGGTGAATAACCACAGAAAAAATCGACGTTATATTTTAGTCCAGAGATTTTCTCTAAAACAGGTACACAATCTTCTTCGGTACAGCCAGGGTAAACGGTGGATTCATAAATCACAATATCATCTGCTTTGAGCAGAATACCCAACATTTTACTTGCTGCCAGCAATGGCTCCAAATCCGGTCTTTTGAGATGATCAATAGGTGTTGGAACAGTAACAATATATACATTGCAAGCCGCTAGATCGGGTAAACTCGAACTTAAAGTTAATCCAGCATCATTACCTTCCGAATTACATACAATTTCCAAATCTTCCAGATTAGCTTCATGAGTACGATCTTCTATTCGCTTTAGCTCTTCAACACGGCTTTCGTTTGTATCAAAACCAATGACTTTATACTTTTTAGCAAATTCTATTGCAAGTGGTAATCCGACATAACCCAAACCTATAACGGCAATTTGCTTTTTTGTATTCATTTTTTCTTTCGGTGATTGGACAAAGATAAAACAAATAAGAAAGGTTTAATTCGATTGATTATTACTGGAGGAATTTTTGGGTCACAAAATCTTAAAAAGAAAAATACGGAAAATGGATTTAGCTAAATAAAGTATTTTATATATTGAAAGATTCTTCGCTTCGCTACCATAGAAAGAATCCATTAGCACGCCCGTCATTCCCGCGCAGGCGGGAATCTTAAAGCGCTTGCATTACGATTCCCAATCGAGTTGGGAATGACGATCTCGCGCAACCTATTATTTTGCCAAAAAGCTCTGTCTTTTATATTGATTTTGTGAAATAATTATCCCTCAAAATGACAAAGCGATAAAAAAATATCCGATAAGTACAAGTGTATTTACCGGAGATTAACAAGGA
Proteins encoded:
- a CDS encoding GDP-L-fucose synthase family protein, coding for MLDLYLQDKSAAIYIAGHNGMVGSAIKRKLEAEGFENILVANSKTLDLRNQQSVLNWFESNQPEYVFLAAAKVGGIIANNTYRGEFLYDNLMIQSNIIEASRRNEVKKLMFLGSSCIYPKLASQPLKEEYLLTGELEQTNEPYAIAKIAGIKMCDAYRDQYGCNYISVMPTNLYGINDNYHPENSHVLPALIRRFHEAKQKSIPVVTIWGTGAPKREFLYADDLADACYFLMQHYNEKGLVNVGCGEDLSIADLAEEVKKIVGYDGKIEYDHSKPDGTPRKLMDVQKLSKLGWNYRTSLTEGLKLAYTDYINRVFTDSSVA
- the gmd gene encoding GDP-mannose 4,6-dehydratase, which translates into the protein MKVALITGITGQDGTYLAELLLEKGYMVHGIKRRSSLFNTDRIDHLYQDPHDDNVTFKLHYGDLTDSTNLIRLVQEIQPDEIYNLGAMSHVKVSFDSPEYVANVDGIGTLRILEAVRILGLEKKTRVYQASTSELYGGMPENKNDKGFYDENSPFYPRSPYGVAKIYGFWITKNYREAYGMFACNGILFNHESPLRGETFVTRKITRAVAKIAQGLQKKLFLGNLDAERDWGHAKDYVEAMWRILQQDVAEDFVIATGVTTRVREFVRLAFAEVGITIDFTGEGVEEKGIVSACSNPEFQVAIGTEVVGVDPTYFRPTEVDLLIGDPTKSKTKLGWQPKYDLAALVKEMVATDVDHFKKESLLKSHGYTIKNQYE
- a CDS encoding GumC family protein produces the protein MNNIPDKNTVKNQEEVESINLKELFGKLIEKWPWFLMSIFICLAIAFTYILYTPPTFQINAKLLVNDDEKGGNIAKQAGALMDLGGLMGSKNSVDNEVEILKTRFLMEQVVRQMQLNIIYTKKSNLVSRELYNAPFKFNILKGVDTIKTTLFEVQKISNNRIKISTPNFEKEISLGESFSINGVGVIQVEPNQIGKFDNAEYYVVVKSIDSRVAELMSQLAVNVTNKQVSIIDLGLSYSLPNKGEDILNTLINKYTEANLSDKNAIADSTYKFIKERLNKIASELGDVENKVESFKQQNQLADMSEQGRLLVKNTGEFSTELAKAETQVTVLNDLEKYLKDYEKNKRVFPSSMLPQDLVFSNLMSQYNSLLVERERQLLSVTEESPFIQNIDKQIQGLRSDILTNIQSTKNSYILTRDKLKSQLNTAEGQISGVPQIEKNYLKLARNQQIKQELYIFLMQKAEETAISKTSNISVAKTIDPPKANVKPISPKKSTIYLIGLIIGVLLPMIAIFGQDLLNTSIKTKDQIIGLTQVPVIGEISHNESSDNLIVANHGRSAISEQFRALRTNLSFYLKTKEEKIILLTSSMSGEGKSFTAINLGNILALTGKKVLLMELDLRKPGLSAKLEVANTIGFSNYTINSDVKVHNIIQPLSINKNMFIISSGPLPPNPAETLMNERVPQLIEDLKKQFDYIIMDAPPVGIITDAQLLSTYADVILYLVRQKVTQKDQLKIVEELYRSNKMKNLGIVVNDIINKDYGYGYGYGSYGQQEDDSNFFGKLLNKFKIR
- a CDS encoding polysaccharide biosynthesis/export family protein yields the protein MASLFLVIIFTSSCISNKKIAYFQDIQTVNQAQLDNAIKFTEPIIQSDDILSINVFTLNPQSGAIINQAASTPSLGGNTNNSLSTQNTGFLVDKNGEIELSLIGKVKVAGLTTYQARELIRDKASLFYKEPNVQLRFSNFKVSVLGEVSSPSAYTLPNEKVSILDALSLAGDLTIYGKRENVLIVRDNNGKKEFARLNLNSSEIFNSPFYYLRQNDVIYVEPNKRKVSASNSAQIQTIGVIASVVSVIVLAISSFR
- a CDS encoding tyrosine-protein phosphatase, with product MLSFFSKKNKVTDISWLGIDMHSHILPGIDDGSPDVATSLRFVKSLQELGFEQLICTPHIYKELYPNTFETISSAKALLQSALDIANVSLKLNAGAEYMIDQDFNLNEQLCSLDSKHLLIEMSYLNESPGISKTIFDVEIKGYKPILAHPERYIFYFKDKNKLKRFKEKGCLLQLNLLSIIGYYGKDVKQLAEVLLKEKMYDLAGTDLHHDKHLSTLTDAVQSGKLYDLLGNYPFKNQEIFGSVYA
- a CDS encoding nucleotide sugar dehydrogenase, which gives rise to MNTKKQIAVIGLGYVGLPLAIEFAKKYKVIGFDTNESRVEELKRIEDRTHEANLEDLEIVCNSEGNDAGLTLSSSLPDLAACNVYIVTVPTPIDHLKRPDLEPLLAASKMLGILLKADDIVIYESTVYPGCTEEDCVPVLEKISGLKYNVDFFCGYSPERINPGDKINTLTKIKKVTSGSTPTISKEIDQLYASIITAGTHLAPSIKVAEASKAIENAQRDVNISFVNELALIFDRMNIDTADVLAAAATKWNFLNYKPGLVGGHCIGVDPYYLVHKAEALGYKPEVILSGRRVNDNMGMFVANKVIKMLVAKDKMINGAKALILGFAFKENCPDTRNTRVIDIYKELKSFSMEVDVYDPWANSAEVKAEYNIDMIQDTQFKHYDLIILAVAHRQFLDVDYVNFKEKGAIIFDTKSFINRNLADARL